The Pirellulales bacterium sequence GAAGACGCCGCTCGCTTCGCCGGATCACTGGCAGGCGATGCAGATCACGGACGCGGCCGTGTTCTATGCACGACTGACGAAGTGGGACGATTACTTTGCCGGATTGCCGGTGCATACGATTTCGGCGCAGCTCTACTACACGTTGGCGTTTGGCGCGCTGGGCCTGCCACCGGCGGGTGGGCACCTGGTGGTCGACATCACGGATACGCTCGATGCGAAAATCGAATCGATTCGCTGCTACGAAACGCAGTTTCCGCCGGCCAAGGGGCATGTGCTCGATCGGGTGCGCGCCTTCGCGCTGCAACAGGGACAAGCTGCAGGCTACTACGCGGGCGAGCTATTGGCCAGCCCACGCACGCTGGGCACGCGTGACCTGATGCATTTCCTATTCGGCATGAAGCCCGGAGACGAGCCTCGCAAGCCGGACGTGCGTTAGATGGTGCCCAAATTTATCTATTTCGATCTAGGTAATGTCCTGCTGTACTTCGACCATGCGCTGTCATGCCGGCAGATGGCAGCTGCGGCCGGTCTGAGCGAGCAGCAAGTGCGCGAAGCGGTCTTCGATAGCGGGCTGCAATGGCAGTACGAGGCGGGCCAGGTGACGAGCGAGCAGTTCTACGAGGAGTTTTGCCGCCGCACCGATAAACGTCCCGCGTATGACAAATTGGCGTACGCCGCGGGGGCGATCTTTCGCATGAACGCGTCGATGAAGCCGGTCCTGGCGCATCTGAAGGCTTCCGGCTTCCGACTGGGGCTGCTGTCGAACACTTGCGAAATGCATTGGGACTATTTCGCCAGTGGCCGGTACGCCATGATCCCAGACATCTTTGACGTGGTTACGCTCAGCTTTCGCGTCGGCACGATGAAGCCCGACCCGAAGATCTACACCGCGGCCGCTGAAGCCGCGCAAGTGCGGCCGGAAGAAATCTTCTTCATGGACGACACGGCGGGCCATGTCGCGGCCGCGCGCGCCTGCGGATACGACGCCGTTCAATACACCGACACGCCAACGCTCGTTGCGGATTTGCGCAAGCGCGGCGTGCAATTTAACTATTGAACCTGCGTTATGTCGCTACGGCTGAAACTCCGCGAGACGTCGACGATCCCCATCGAGGTCGAGGGGCTGACGCCTGATGCGCTGCGAGACAAAACGCTGGCACAGGTCGAGCGGTTCGCCATCTTTCACGGTAATCAGCAATTGCCCCTGGCCGATTTATTTCACGTCTCGGGTGATACGGCCGACGAACGGATCGAATTCGCGGACGACATGGCAGGAGTCCACTGGATCGGCGCTCACATGAAGTCGGGCTCTATTCATGTCACTGACCACGCCGGCCGGCACGTTGGCAGCCAGATGGCCGGCGGCGAAATCACGGTCGACGGAGATGCCAGTGACTACGTCGGGGGCGAGATGCATGACGGGCTGATTTGCATTCGCGGCAGCGCCGGCCATCACGTCGGCGCCGCATACCCTGGCAGTGAAGCCGGCATGACCGGTGGCACGCTCCTGGTCCACGGAAACGCCGGTGACCAAGTCGCGCATACGATGCGGCGCGGACTGGTAGCCATCGGCGGAGCAGTCGGCGACTTCGCCGGCATCAACATGGTCGCCGGCAGCCTGTTTATCTTCGGAGCGTGCTCCTTAAGACCGGCTGCCGGCATGCGACGGGGCACCGTGGCTGTCTTCAACGATTCGCCGGCGCTGTTACCGACGTTTCGCGCCGGAGGCCGGTGCCAGCCACTCTTCTTGCGAGTTTATCTGCGCACGCTGGCCCAACTCGATTTCCCCGCCGACCCCGCGCTGCTTGATGCCACCTACGAAATCTTTCACGGCGACCTGCTGAACGGCGGCCGCGGTGAGATTCTCGTTCGCAGATAGATGTCAGTTGCGGTCAGCGATCGTGGTGGTAATTTGTGGCTCACTCGCGAGCGTGTTATGCTTGAACATGGGAATGCCAATGAGCACCGCAGCAATACATCTCGATCGCCTGCTACAGCCGCAGGTGAATTTGCTACCGGCGGATGTCGCTTCCAAGGTGGCTGCGTTGCGCGCGGATGATGCCACTCAGCAGCGCATCGATTACCTGGCCGAACGTGCCAACGAGGGGCAACTTACCACCGAGGAAAGCGCGGAATACGCTGCCTACATTCAGGCAATCGACGTCATTTCCGTGTTGCAGGCCAAGGCCCGGGCACTGCCGACCGGGCAGAAGTAGATGGATCGGGATTCGCGGGCCACAGTTCGCGCCCGTGCCCATGATGCGTGCGAAGATTGCCGCCTGCCACAATCGAGCGCCGAGTTGGTTCGCTTTCACGTTGACCATATTTTAGCGCGGCAACACGGCGGTACATCCGACCTGCAGAACCTGGCGCTCGCCTGCAGTTATTGCAATTTCCATAAAGGCCCAAACATCGCAGGCATTGATCCCGAAGATGGCAGTCTGGTGCCGCTTTATCATCCTCGACGTGACCAATGGCACGAGCACTTTAACTGGCAAGGAACGAAAATCGTCGGCACGACCAACGTCGGGCGAGCGACCGTCGAGTTATTGGCAATGAATGCGTGGCAACGTATCGAATTGCGGGATAACCTGCGGGCTGCTGGCGCATCGTTCGCCGTTTGAAAGCCTGCTTGCCCCTAGCGAGACACATCCTCGATCGCTTCGTCGCCGGCCATTGAAATCGTCTTGATCTCTTTGGCGTTCAGATCGACTTGGGCCAGGTCGACGACGCGAATGCGGCTGTTGGCGAACGTGCGGAAGTAAAACCTTCGATTCGCCAGGTCCGAGGCGCTGGTCCACAGCGTGTACTCGGCATGCTCGTGCCCGTCAGTAACATCGCGGACCGCCCCCTTGGGGATATCGAACTGGTTTAAGATGTGGAAAGCTTGCAGTGTCCCTTCGCGCGACGTTTTGACGGGCACGGCCGACTGCGAGAACGCAACGGCACGGACAAAGCGTGACGGCGGCGTAAAATCTCCGGGCAAACCCAGCAGCCCGTTCCCTTGGCCGAAACCGCTGACTTTGATTCCTTCCATTTCGACAGGGGGAACGTTGGTGACCGTCAGGTTGGCATAGTTACGCAGATTTGTGATATGCCAGTCGAAGGTCGGGGAATTGCTGAACACACCCAAAGGGTTGTCATAGACCTTCAGTTCACCACCGACATATTCGATCACCGAGCAATGGCCCGCCGCGTCGTGTAGGACGTAATGGCACGGGGGCACAAATCCAAAGTTCTTTTGGACGACTTCCCCGACCCGCACCTGCTGGGCAGCGGCGACGGCTTCCTCGACATTGGCCGTGGTGCCCAGGAGGAACGCTCCCAGTTCCCACGGCGCCAGGGTCCGCTCGTCGTCGGCCGGGCGGACTTCCTGGTATTTCGCGTAACCGGGGAAATAAAAGATGCCGACACCGAGTCCCTTTTCATTGACGCCATCGACTAGCACCGATAGCCCAAACGCGTTGGCGCCGACCGCGCCATATTTGGTCGTCCAATTCAGACCCGGCTGACCGTCGGGCGTGCTACCGACGAACGCTCTGCCACGCGGGATTACGATCACGCTCGAATCCAGATCGATACCGAACTCGAGCGTCCGCGCGGAAATGATCGAACCGTCTTCCGGCTTGATGCGGATCCCGGTGCAAGCGCTGGCCGGCGACAATTGGCCGAGCAGAATCGCCAGAACGACCATCCACGATGCGACTGTCTTCATGGAAAGGATCCTGTAATAGGGCATCATTCACGCGGGATCGAAGGATTTCTGAAGCACGCCCGACCTGCCGGAGCTGGCAGCCAGACCGTGTATGTATATAGGTTTTTCTTCGCGGTCCCGTAGAAAAGGGGAATGGCGGGCTCGTGTACCCACGGTTGGCCGCGCGAAGCCTGGCGGCCACGGAACGCGTGAAGCGGCACCAACCGACGCGGTTGTAGGAAGCCGGCCGTGGTTTACGTCAACTGCGCCGCGCGAATTGCATGAATTCCGCACGATTGATTCTCACCGCCGGACGGTCCGCTTGCCGAATGGAACTTGATAGAGAAGTCCGGTGACGGCAAAAACGTGCCAAGCCCGACCATGACACCGGACTGCTCGTTCTCGCTACTCCCTACCATCGTTGAAACGCGTGCGGCATGCGACTCGCTGATCCTTCCCGACTGACGCTATTCCCGCCTGCCCGGTGGGAAGGACGTGTGGCCGTTGTGGCGATCGAGTCGTTGATCGATGTGTCGGGAAATCACGCGGCCGACGAGGATTTCGACTCGCTCGAGCAAGATCTGCGGGCGATCGTGGTGCGGCGTTCCGGCAAGCTGCCGGCCGTGCATCAATTCTGAAGATCGCTCCGGCAACGCGTCGGCGCAGGGCTGGCCGATGTTTCCACTGACGTAGCGGTGGCAAACTCTGCCGCTTGTTACAGGGCCGAAGCGCCGTCATTGCCGGCCGGCGGTGGTGATGGCGATGGACCCATACTTGGAATCGGTGGCGGAAGCGTCCACGCCTCGATCGGTCTTCCCACGCGCACGTCGAAATTGCGGATGTTCGCCTGCATCATGGCGAATCCCAGGATGAGATAACCGCCGACTCCGATGAAAAGTGCCAGGGCGATATTCATCGCCTCGGACCCAAGATAGTGCCGCTCCATAAATGCCAGCCACAAGATGGACGGGCAACCGAGCAAGAATGGGATGCAGGCCGAGAACCCCAGCAACGCTTCGTCGCCCCGCCCCACGATGTAAACCGGCATGCAGCAGAGCAGATAGCCGCCGCCGAGAAACACGCCCAGCGCTACCGTCCCTCCCATGGCGCGAATCGACGTCGTACACCAGGAGGAAAACCAAACGCCGAGCGCCGCCAAGGCCCAGGCGATTACGAAAAACGGCGCCAGTAGGAACGGTAACGCGCCGAGATAACTGGGCGTGAGGATTACGACCAACAGCCACCAGATACCGATCGGCAGTACAAACCAGCGAGCGGCATAAATACTGCCTGCCGTTTTGGCCCAAATAATTTCGCTGGGAGTTAGTGTCGT is a genomic window containing:
- a CDS encoding PIG-L family deacetylase, translated to MTKPEEYPQLDVIAVGAHPDDVEIACGGTLARLAKQGYRVGIIDLTDGEPTPLSPGPEVRLAEAERAGKVLGVTKRIQLNLPNRRLFDTFEARVALGLEFRKYRPKLVIGFGEKTPLASPDHWQAMQITDAAVFYARLTKWDDYFAGLPVHTISAQLYYTLAFGALGLPPAGGHLVVDITDTLDAKIESIRCYETQFPPAKGHVLDRVRAFALQQGQAAGYYAGELLASPRTLGTRDLMHFLFGMKPGDEPRKPDVR
- a CDS encoding HAD family phosphatase; translation: MVPKFIYFDLGNVLLYFDHALSCRQMAAAAGLSEQQVREAVFDSGLQWQYEAGQVTSEQFYEEFCRRTDKRPAYDKLAYAAGAIFRMNASMKPVLAHLKASGFRLGLLSNTCEMHWDYFASGRYAMIPDIFDVVTLSFRVGTMKPDPKIYTAAAEAAQVRPEEIFFMDDTAGHVAAARACGYDAVQYTDTPTLVADLRKRGVQFNY
- a CDS encoding formylmethanofuran dehydrogenase subunit C yields the protein MSLRLKLRETSTIPIEVEGLTPDALRDKTLAQVERFAIFHGNQQLPLADLFHVSGDTADERIEFADDMAGVHWIGAHMKSGSIHVTDHAGRHVGSQMAGGEITVDGDASDYVGGEMHDGLICIRGSAGHHVGAAYPGSEAGMTGGTLLVHGNAGDQVAHTMRRGLVAIGGAVGDFAGINMVAGSLFIFGACSLRPAAGMRRGTVAVFNDSPALLPTFRAGGRCQPLFLRVYLRTLAQLDFPADPALLDATYEIFHGDLLNGGRGEILVRR
- a CDS encoding HNH endonuclease signature motif containing protein; amino-acid sequence: MDRDSRATVRARAHDACEDCRLPQSSAELVRFHVDHILARQHGGTSDLQNLALACSYCNFHKGPNIAGIDPEDGSLVPLYHPRRDQWHEHFNWQGTKIVGTTNVGRATVELLAMNAWQRIELRDNLRAAGASFAV
- a CDS encoding choloylglycine hydrolase family protein yields the protein MKTVASWMVVLAILLGQLSPASACTGIRIKPEDGSIISARTLEFGIDLDSSVIVIPRGRAFVGSTPDGQPGLNWTTKYGAVGANAFGLSVLVDGVNEKGLGVGIFYFPGYAKYQEVRPADDERTLAPWELGAFLLGTTANVEEAVAAAQQVRVGEVVQKNFGFVPPCHYVLHDAAGHCSVIEYVGGELKVYDNPLGVFSNSPTFDWHITNLRNYANLTVTNVPPVEMEGIKVSGFGQGNGLLGLPGDFTPPSRFVRAVAFSQSAVPVKTSREGTLQAFHILNQFDIPKGAVRDVTDGHEHAEYTLWTSASDLANRRFYFRTFANSRIRVVDLAQVDLNAKEIKTISMAGDEAIEDVSR